The Deltaproteobacteria bacterium genomic interval ACCATCATATCCTTCACCGATTTTTCGGTTGTCCCTATGGGATCGTATAGATAACGATTGCCCATACATGTCTCGTCGGTTACGATCACAGCGCCCATCTCTTCGATGAGAGAAGGGATTTTCCAATTAGGAAAGATCATCGGAGAACCGGCAATCAATATGCGCGGGGTATACTCGCTACAAACAAACTGACCTTTATGGTACAGTGCTTCTAATTCATCGTTTAATTCGCTCATTGCTCTTGTCCACTCAAATGCAATATCATAACTATAGGCATTGATGGCAAGCATGGCCTCGCGCCCCAGAATTACAGGCGCAGGCGACTTTCTGATTTCATAGAGCCTGCGTGCCTGGTACCTAGCTCGGTTTATTATCCCGATTGAGTCTTCCAATGCCTTACGCCTGATACGTCTACCTATAAATTTTCTACCTGTGAGTTTTTCGATATTCTTCTTTAAAGTGTAAAGTTGTTGAATCCATTGTCTTCTTGAGCCATCGGTATCCTTGATGTGTGGGACTTCAAGCATCCAAACCTCTGTATAATTGGAAAGTTCCTCACCTAACTTCCTCTTTGCATCACAGGTGGTAGAAACTATGACGGCATCGCACATTTGATATAGAGATATAGGGTTCAAAGAAGTGAAACCCACAGAGGCCTTTACCACTGGGCATGTATCCCGAGGTACAAGTTCATCTCCTATGCAGGACGCCTCATAGCTTCCTCCACAAAGTCGAACAGGTATTGCACCAGCTGCGTAGATCAGTTCTTCAGGGACCGTGATGCAATAAGTGCCAATTATCTTTCTATTATCCCTTCCCTGAAGTTGTCTATATCTTCGCACCTGGTTTTTAACAAATGCATCTCGCATTATGTTGATAAAGTAGTATATACCCGCTGGCAGGTTAGAGTTATTATCTAATTCTGCAAGCATCATTTCTGCTGAATGGGCAAGATTGCGGCTAAAACTCTCTTTCCGTCCTTGCAATTGACCAGTTTCCTTAATCAATTCTTTTTGGATTATCTCTTTATTCATTGATATGGTTCCGAAACTACTTGATGTTTTTCTTCAGGAAATCCCGAGGTGATATGCTGCCTGGAGAAAAACCCCTTACTACTTGACTTATAAATCGTTCTACCAAAGAAGGTTGCTCTCAGCGTTTCATCTTCAGGGCAATATTCCACGCATCGCAAGCACAGGGTACAATCAGTGAAAGTTACATCCTCGTTTTTACGCTCTGTTAGTAAATCTTTTATCTCCATAGGGCAGACATTGTAACATATTCCGCACATGGTACATTTCTGGCAATCTTTTTTGAGTTTTATGAAGCTAATTTTCTTGTAAAAAGAAAGGAATAAACCCATTGGACAGTAGGGACACCAGAACCTCCTTTTTAGCAATGCGCCAAAGATAACTACACCTGAAAAGATGAGCCCCAGGACTGACATAATGATGGTGGTAGTGCTCTTAAAATTAACAGCTACATCAACAGTGTCCCCGAGGATAAAGGGAAGAATATATTTTCCCGGACACAACTGGCAGAATGGTTGGCGTAAATCCATGGCAATGGATTTTCCGAAGAAAGGAAAGGACACCCAAAGAGGTATAAGTAAGGCGATGAATAGAAAGATCCACTTTACACAACTGAGTTGTGCACGAAGCTCTTCAGGAAAACTTATATAGCCAAGGTGTAGCTTTCTCCTGATTAAGTCCAGGACATCTTGAAAAAATCCCAATGGGCATATCCATCCACACCACGCCCTGCCAATAACAATGACTAAAAGTGAGAAGTAAAGGAGGTACTTTCCGAGAGACTTGTATGCCTCCCAGTACCCATGATCAAGTAGGTGTTGAAGAACCCACAAAAAACAGGTTCCACTCCTCGATTCAACATAAAAACAGGAGAAGGTTGGCAGAAAATTGCCCAGAGAAAGGGCTGCAAGGCCTCCAAAACTCAATACAAAAAATGATACGGTCAGTGTTATCCATCTAATTTGTGAAACTGTCATGTCTTAATCTTTTTTTATTTTATATCCATCAAATTTAGTAATAGCCCATCTATCTCGCCTTTGCTTAAGGTAGATTGTCCCGACAACAACAACAACAAACAAACCTGTTCCCAATACAGCCCAAAGAATAAATCCTTTTGCCTTGCTTAGCCATTCGGGCGGAGGCTTTACCACAGACATCACAAGGCTTGAACAATGATATTCCCCTGTTAGTGGGTCCTTATGAGTTACTACGTACAGGTATTTCTCATCTTTTTTCAAGCCTTCGAGAGGAGTGATTAAAATTATGCCATCAGAATCAGTTCTGATGCTTTTCCTCCAGCCGCTTTCAGTCAGAATAGCGACCTCTGTATCTCCAAGTGGCTGGCCTCTATAAAAAAT includes:
- a CDS encoding 2-hydroxyacyl-CoA dehydratase, giving the protein MMLAELDNNSNLPAGIYYFINIMRDAFVKNQVRRYRQLQGRDNRKIIGTYCITVPEELIYAAGAIPVRLCGGSYEASCIGDELVPRDTCPVVKASVGFTSLNPISLYQMCDAVIVSTTCDAKRKLGEELSNYTEVWMLEVPHIKDTDGSRRQWIQQLYTLKKNIEKLTGRKFIGRRIRRKALEDSIGIINRARYQARRLYEIRKSPAPVILGREAMLAINAYSYDIAFEWTRAMSELNDELEALYHKGQFVCSEYTPRILIAGSPMIFPNWKIPSLIEEMGAVIVTDETCMGNRYLYDPIGTTEKSVKDMMVGIAARYLMPCVCPSFTPNEDRLYRLLQMAEEFNIDGIIYHVLKGCVVYDFELIRVEKIMKEKNIPVLRIETDYNPEDIEQLRTRIEAFIEIINSKKRKMKEA
- a CDS encoding 4Fe-4S binding protein; the protein is MTVSQIRWITLTVSFFVLSFGGLAALSLGNFLPTFSCFYVESRSGTCFLWVLQHLLDHGYWEAYKSLGKYLLYFSLLVIVIGRAWCGWICPLGFFQDVLDLIRRKLHLGYISFPEELRAQLSCVKWIFLFIALLIPLWVSFPFFGKSIAMDLRQPFCQLCPGKYILPFILGDTVDVAVNFKSTTTIIMSVLGLIFSGVVIFGALLKRRFWCPYCPMGLFLSFYKKISFIKLKKDCQKCTMCGICYNVCPMEIKDLLTERKNEDVTFTDCTLCLRCVEYCPEDETLRATFFGRTIYKSSSKGFFSRQHITSGFPEEKHQVVSEPYQ